One Candidatus Poribacteria bacterium DNA segment encodes these proteins:
- a CDS encoding 4Fe-4S dicluster domain-containing protein, whose product MAFVIAEPCVDVKDTACVKVCPVDCIYDLEGENQLYIHPTECIDCGACQPECPVQAIFPLSDVPAQWASYIEKNAKAFEGREIHASATGGGSDGVAAPAAPNELDAIRKLLEQVSAKKLAPEAALEQVVPALKKLGIHVG is encoded by the coding sequence ATGGCATTCGTCATTGCCGAGCCGTGCGTCGACGTCAAAGACACCGCCTGCGTCAAGGTCTGTCCGGTCGATTGCATTTACGACCTCGAGGGGGAGAACCAGCTCTACATCCACCCGACGGAGTGCATCGACTGCGGCGCATGCCAGCCGGAATGCCCCGTGCAGGCGATCTTCCCGTTGTCCGACGTGCCCGCGCAGTGGGCGTCTTACATCGAGAAGAACGCCAAGGCATTCGAGGGGCGTGAGATTCACGCGTCGGCTACAGGCGGCGGTTCCGACGGCGTCGCGGCTCCCGCCGCGCCCAACGAGCTTGACGCGATCCGCAAGCTGCTCGAACAGGTCAGCGCGAAGAAGCTGGCTCCCGAAGCCGCGCTCGAACAGGTCGTCCCGGCGCTCAAGAAGCTGGGAATCCACGTCGGCTAG
- a CDS encoding phytanoyl-CoA dioxygenase family protein → MIYDTPHGTQAAFVDDANAIVPTSTEFRPRRRAFVETCIRRAEGTHRRVAVSVSDGVYSVSHGLVRQSRPKAMSTQRRRFRGNDRGKRGHRGSRRGSRPIAPRLLPGYRSLRPARPIPEGDSMDIHAHFQEHGFYIARGVYSPDEVRAMEADFDRIVDQLLKSDEDVNARWGAGDTVVYHTHQVQVYSAVWLQAIQHPKFLDVAEAILGPDIILHHTKLFQKPPEVGAPFPVHQDWQYFPTVQDTMIAGVIHVSEATEEMGCFRAYPGTHQYGRLDGMMGGGQNREITDQYPIEGATPCIVEPGDVVFFHYFTFHGSMPNRSQKTRKTVLVQMHAGSDEVEPGNRHVYSRLALRGWNHLAKRSTGNIAG, encoded by the coding sequence ATGATATATGATACGCCACATGGTACCCAAGCAGCATTTGTGGACGATGCCAATGCTATCGTTCCCACCAGTACGGAGTTCCGTCCTCGGCGGCGCGCCTTTGTAGAAACGTGCATCCGCCGCGCGGAAGGTACGCATCGCCGCGTCGCGGTGTCCGTGTCTGACGGCGTGTATTCTGTGTCACACGGACTCGTACGGCAATCCCGACCCAAGGCGATGAGCACACAACGTCGTCGCTTCCGCGGGAATGACAGAGGGAAGCGGGGCCACCGGGGATCGAGGCGCGGCTCACGTCCCATTGCCCCCCGCCTCCTCCCCGGCTATCGTTCCCTCCGACCGGCCCGACCCATACCGGAAGGTGACTCGATGGACATTCACGCCCATTTCCAAGAACACGGCTTCTACATCGCTCGCGGCGTCTACTCCCCCGACGAAGTCCGCGCCATGGAGGCGGACTTCGACCGCATCGTCGACCAGCTCCTCAAGAGCGACGAGGACGTCAACGCCCGCTGGGGAGCCGGTGACACGGTCGTCTACCACACGCATCAGGTGCAGGTCTACTCCGCCGTCTGGCTCCAGGCGATCCAGCACCCGAAGTTCCTCGACGTCGCCGAGGCGATCCTGGGTCCCGATATCATCCTCCACCACACGAAGCTGTTCCAGAAGCCGCCGGAGGTCGGGGCTCCCTTCCCGGTTCATCAGGACTGGCAGTACTTTCCGACGGTGCAGGACACAATGATCGCCGGCGTCATCCACGTCTCCGAGGCGACCGAGGAGATGGGCTGCTTCCGCGCGTACCCCGGCACGCACCAGTACGGTCGGCTCGACGGCATGATGGGCGGCGGGCAGAACCGCGAAATCACCGACCAGTACCCCATCGAAGGCGCGACGCCCTGCATCGTCGAGCCGGGCGATGTCGTGTTCTTCCACTACTTCACCTTCCACGGCTCCATGCCCAACCGCTCGCAGAAGACGCGCAAGACGGTTCTCGTCCAGATGCACGCGGGCAGCGACGAAGTGGAGCCGGGGAACCGTCACGTCTACTCGCGCCTGGCGCTCCGGGGATGGAACCACCTCGCCAAGCGTTCCACCGGGAACATCGCCGGCTGA
- a CDS encoding site-specific DNA-methyltransferase produces the protein MGIAMHPMGLQLSLFESDDGRHAPRNGTGFSDPSFAGNKTLPVHRWVPWIAGFGSSFVARALSDRLEYAGTVLDPFCGVGTTLVEALLQGHEAIGFEINPYAVLASRVKTQAHTICDKSLENHSRSFSDFYYERVTGSYTPQSQPPKRFATRSPFYSPCVLRKVLIFCDFVETIDDEAVRDVFRLAFASRMVAFSNYSYEPSLGRRASAGRQEIEDYDVGGELLRKLQEIVSDIRWFREARPTSTARARVVHDSFFAVRSHLEPECVDVIITSPPYLNNYHYNRNTRPHLYWLGLADSTEDFRTLERANFGTYWQTVRDLEPVDLCFELPRSRLPQQLEELRGLNAAKGVYGGNGWANYAATYFNDCHRLVEAMRYALKPGGTALIVIGNSILQGIHLPTDQYLGEIAEAGGLVLKGIEVPRETRVGNSIIRSEVRVGKARQSTQLYEAVIELRKPQ, from the coding sequence ATGGGTATTGCCATGCATCCGATGGGCTTGCAGCTGAGCTTGTTCGAGTCAGACGATGGCAGACATGCGCCCCGGAATGGCACTGGGTTCAGCGACCCAAGCTTTGCCGGGAACAAGACACTTCCCGTCCATCGGTGGGTTCCGTGGATCGCGGGATTCGGCAGTTCCTTTGTTGCCAGGGCATTGTCAGACCGACTGGAATACGCGGGTACGGTGTTGGACCCATTCTGCGGCGTGGGGACGACTCTGGTGGAGGCCCTGCTGCAAGGGCACGAAGCCATCGGTTTCGAGATCAACCCGTATGCCGTGCTTGCCAGTCGCGTCAAGACACAGGCGCACACCATCTGTGACAAGTCCCTTGAGAACCACAGCCGTTCCTTCTCCGATTTCTACTACGAACGGGTGACCGGGAGCTACACGCCTCAGTCGCAGCCACCCAAGCGATTTGCCACTCGAAGCCCATTCTATAGCCCCTGCGTCTTGCGCAAGGTGCTGATCTTCTGCGACTTTGTCGAGACCATCGACGACGAAGCCGTACGAGACGTGTTTCGGCTTGCCTTTGCCTCCAGGATGGTCGCGTTCTCCAACTACTCGTACGAACCGAGTTTGGGTAGACGCGCAAGCGCAGGGAGGCAGGAGATCGAGGACTATGACGTTGGGGGAGAGCTCCTCCGCAAGCTTCAGGAGATCGTATCGGACATCAGGTGGTTCAGAGAGGCAAGACCAACCTCGACTGCACGGGCACGCGTGGTACATGATTCATTCTTTGCTGTCAGGAGTCATCTTGAGCCAGAATGTGTGGATGTGATCATTACCTCGCCGCCGTACCTGAACAACTACCACTACAACCGGAACACTCGCCCGCATCTCTACTGGCTTGGCCTCGCTGATTCCACGGAAGACTTCCGAACGCTCGAGCGCGCCAATTTCGGCACGTATTGGCAGACAGTGCGAGACCTGGAGCCCGTTGATCTTTGCTTCGAGCTGCCCAGAAGTCGATTGCCGCAGCAACTTGAGGAGCTACGCGGCCTCAACGCTGCCAAAGGCGTCTATGGAGGGAACGGGTGGGCAAACTACGCGGCGACCTACTTCAACGACTGCCATCGCCTTGTTGAGGCGATGCGATATGCCCTCAAGCCAGGCGGTACAGCATTGATCGTCATCGGGAACAGCATTCTCCAGGGCATCCATCTTCCCACGGATCAGTATCTTGGCGAGATCGCCGAAGCAGGCGGATTGGTGCTCAAGGGGATCGAAGTCCCGCGCGAGACACGTGTTGGCAACAGCATCATTCGCTCTGAAGTCCGCGTCGGCAAGGCGAGGCAATCGACCCAACTCTATGAGGCGGTCATAGAGCTACGAAAACCCCAGTGA
- a CDS encoding Eco29kI family restriction endonuclease, which yields MPVDIQLHTFRSDAFPAVVREAAEFMSTTPVHGLPPSEPFAGSGVYALYYTGAHDLYAPLSSRNRVEAVYPIYVGKAVPRGWRTARRSTTRNQEEQALFSRLREHARSIAQVDNLDVPDFGCRFMILAGSETDLIAPVESELIRRHMPLWNTVVEGFGIHHPGGGRSGQARSMWDVLHRGRPWAIDLTGEPLSEGAIAERVRDVLASLGFS from the coding sequence ATGCCAGTCGACATCCAGCTCCATACGTTCCGCTCTGACGCGTTTCCGGCCGTCGTTCGCGAGGCCGCTGAGTTCATGAGCACGACGCCAGTGCATGGCCTCCCGCCGAGCGAGCCATTTGCCGGCAGTGGCGTCTACGCTCTGTACTACACGGGTGCACACGACCTGTACGCACCGCTATCGTCCAGGAATCGTGTCGAAGCGGTCTATCCGATCTACGTAGGCAAAGCCGTCCCCAGAGGCTGGCGGACAGCGCGACGTTCGACGACTCGTAACCAGGAGGAACAAGCCCTATTCAGTCGGCTGCGTGAGCACGCAAGGAGCATTGCCCAAGTTGACAACCTGGACGTTCCGGACTTCGGATGCAGGTTCATGATCTTGGCAGGGAGTGAGACGGACCTCATCGCGCCTGTCGAGTCGGAACTGATTCGGCGGCACATGCCTCTCTGGAACACCGTTGTCGAAGGCTTTGGCATCCACCATCCTGGAGGAGGGCGATCAGGTCAGGCAAGGTCGATGTGGGATGTCCTGCATCGGGGGCGACCGTGGGCGATCGATCTCACTGGTGAACCGCTGTCCGAGGGCGCAATAGCAGAGAGAGTCCGAGACGTCCTTGCGTCACTGGGGTTTTCGTAG
- a CDS encoding helix-turn-helix domain-containing protein produces MRVFRLTVMFRDGGCRSLRSIREHTIIVCWQYRFLTSAAKYCILLHATANRKEQGVSAWLTTSQAADYLGVSVSTLYRMEAKRLVEPIRTPGGQRRFSTEELERYKRASREIQAPQNPSQYKTMAEHPASPRERQLRFGIPFSSLPAELSGCTSDITSPAIREWMREWDFRGAKTKTATHGFHTYPAMFIPQVARKLINAFTQPGETVADIFCGSGTCLVEARLLNRPAVGIELNPLAALIAKVKTTPIDPVRLRSALNQVVKQCMAHPRAPISFPASSNMDFWFPQDKKEEINAVKQAIAALGDPDLIDFFHVCLSEIVRFASFTKNGEFKLVRDKGKIEHGVRYDIVEGFTEVARRSIAGMAEFYANASDAPTRLIHGDSTAAADIEDGSVALILTSPPYGDSRTTVAYGQFSRLSAQWFELIPHDRKDIDTALLGGKPSPSLEDPVLSRSATLQQCVRLIALEDEKRAREVLAFYRDLERAFVHAERYLRRGGHFALVVGNRTVKGVQLKTDTIIAELGEHLGFVTRGILFRSIPNKRMPMENSPTNVVGAKAETMHRESIVILEKV; encoded by the coding sequence TTGAGGGTCTTTCGTCTGACAGTCATGTTCCGAGATGGCGGATGTCGCAGTCTGCGATCCATCCGAGAGCATACCATCATCGTTTGCTGGCAATACCGGTTCTTGACAAGTGCTGCCAAGTATTGCATACTCTTGCATGCCACCGCGAATCGTAAGGAGCAGGGCGTGAGTGCGTGGCTGACCACATCACAAGCCGCGGATTACCTCGGCGTCAGTGTCTCGACTCTGTACCGCATGGAGGCGAAGCGCCTGGTGGAGCCCATCCGCACACCAGGCGGGCAGCGTCGGTTCTCGACGGAGGAACTGGAACGCTACAAGCGCGCCAGCCGAGAGATTCAGGCTCCGCAGAATCCAAGCCAGTACAAGACCATGGCTGAGCATCCAGCGAGCCCGCGCGAGAGACAGCTTCGGTTCGGAATACCGTTCTCATCGTTGCCGGCGGAGCTCTCAGGGTGCACGAGCGATATCACCAGCCCCGCGATTCGGGAATGGATGAGGGAGTGGGACTTCCGCGGCGCTAAGACGAAGACGGCGACCCACGGTTTTCACACGTACCCCGCGATGTTCATTCCGCAGGTAGCGCGGAAGCTCATCAACGCCTTTACACAGCCCGGCGAGACGGTTGCCGACATCTTCTGCGGCTCGGGCACGTGCTTGGTCGAGGCGCGACTGCTGAACCGTCCCGCTGTAGGCATCGAGCTGAACCCCCTCGCCGCGTTGATCGCCAAGGTCAAGACGACCCCGATTGATCCGGTCCGGCTCCGTTCGGCGCTGAATCAGGTCGTTAAGCAGTGCATGGCGCATCCGCGCGCGCCGATTTCGTTCCCGGCTTCGTCGAACATGGACTTTTGGTTCCCGCAGGACAAGAAGGAGGAGATCAACGCCGTCAAGCAGGCAATCGCAGCCCTGGGCGACCCGGACTTGATCGACTTCTTCCACGTTTGCCTGAGCGAGATCGTCCGTTTCGCGTCGTTCACGAAGAACGGCGAGTTCAAGCTCGTTCGCGACAAGGGCAAGATCGAGCATGGCGTTCGCTACGACATCGTCGAGGGCTTTACCGAAGTCGCGCGGCGCAGCATCGCCGGGATGGCGGAGTTCTACGCCAACGCATCCGACGCGCCGACGCGGCTCATCCACGGAGATTCCACGGCGGCGGCTGACATCGAAGATGGCTCGGTTGCGCTCATCCTCACCTCACCCCCGTACGGCGACAGCCGCACGACAGTCGCCTACGGGCAGTTTTCCCGGCTGTCGGCGCAGTGGTTCGAGTTGATTCCGCACGACCGAAAGGACATCGACACGGCGCTGCTCGGCGGCAAACCGAGCCCATCACTAGAAGACCCGGTATTGAGCCGTTCTGCGACGCTACAACAGTGCGTGAGGCTAATCGCGCTGGAAGACGAGAAGCGGGCTCGAGAGGTGCTTGCGTTCTATCGCGATCTGGAGCGGGCATTCGTCCACGCCGAGCGCTATCTTCGACGTGGCGGGCACTTCGCGCTGGTTGTGGGAAACCGCACCGTCAAAGGCGTACAGCTAAAGACCGATACGATCATCGCCGAACTGGGCGAGCACCTTGGCTTCGTAACTCGCGGTATTCTCTTCCGGTCGATTCCCAACAAGCGGATGCCGATGGAGAACAGCCCGACGAACGTCGTCGGCGCCAAAGCAGAGACGATGCATCGCGAGAGCATCGTTATTCTGGAGAAGGTGTGA
- a CDS encoding flagellar hook-basal body complex protein yields the protein MIGSFISGLSGIKSNQTMLEVIGNNIANANTVGFKSSRTTFSDILSRTVQSATATRGPMQVGRGAQVAAITTLTQQGGLQETNRESDLAIQGRGYFIVSNGERDLFTRAGGFVIGESGHLVTLDGFRVQGYNATNGVIPPGAIRRDIKVPSEPIPPRATSLIGLSGNLDAATKVFATDINGRTLEIGGRDGVIGSALSGSIGLADNGATITVTGVATNFTTALTVGDRISIDGRLYSVDGITSDTELTLGRPTISGTMEVAANSNILLGTGTQFSRELRVGDTLTVDGQEVKIASIDSDSKITLATPATTAVAAGTPITFGTTAGIAAVSGGRAETTVLPARTTRLFEVPLNQFPVAQEETINVRVKNLTTGAQTVVSIQGNKTLADFESAVQAKGFTGYTLNDANFRLSKLDAANGAATSFRAIDSQGTTHTSVMTFFKTDVPNTWVWQMNIPDTTGLTQNPAAELGANSQGTIEFTEDGAIKSFKNSLGSEQFTLAFNANNNANPISIGLSLEAVQAMTQFNLKSDVGVSRNNGAFSGEFQSFAVERDGTLLGTFSNGDVKVVGRVAVADFVNATGLTRVGANLYANTENSGEAIVSIAGEGGFGSIVSGSLELSNVQIAEEFTQMILAQRGFQASANVITTTDSLMNEVINLKRG from the coding sequence ATGATCGGTTCGTTCATCTCCGGTCTTTCCGGCATCAAGTCGAACCAGACGATGCTGGAAGTCATCGGTAACAACATCGCCAACGCGAACACCGTCGGGTTCAAGTCGTCGCGGACGACCTTCTCCGACATTCTAAGCCGCACCGTCCAGTCGGCGACCGCGACGCGCGGGCCCATGCAGGTGGGCAGAGGCGCTCAGGTCGCTGCCATCACGACCCTGACCCAGCAGGGAGGTCTTCAGGAGACCAATCGCGAGAGCGACCTGGCGATCCAAGGGCGTGGCTACTTCATCGTCTCCAACGGGGAACGCGACCTCTTCACGCGCGCCGGCGGCTTCGTCATCGGCGAGAGCGGGCATCTGGTGACCCTCGACGGCTTCCGCGTCCAGGGCTACAACGCCACCAACGGCGTCATCCCGCCCGGAGCCATCCGACGCGACATCAAGGTTCCCTCCGAGCCGATTCCTCCGCGCGCGACGAGCCTCATTGGGCTCTCCGGCAACCTCGACGCCGCCACGAAGGTCTTCGCCACCGACATCAACGGCAGAACCCTCGAAATCGGCGGACGCGACGGCGTCATCGGTTCCGCGCTCTCCGGCTCCATCGGCCTCGCTGACAACGGCGCGACGATCACCGTGACGGGCGTGGCGACCAACTTCACGACGGCTCTCACCGTCGGCGACCGGATCAGCATCGACGGACGCCTCTACTCGGTGGACGGCATCACGTCCGACACGGAACTGACGCTGGGTCGTCCGACGATCTCCGGCACGATGGAAGTCGCCGCCAACTCGAACATCCTGCTCGGCACGGGAACCCAGTTCTCGCGTGAGCTGCGGGTCGGCGACACGCTGACGGTCGACGGTCAGGAGGTCAAGATCGCCTCCATCGACAGCGATTCGAAGATCACGCTCGCCACGCCGGCGACTACGGCTGTCGCTGCTGGCACGCCGATCACCTTCGGGACGACGGCGGGCATCGCTGCGGTGTCCGGTGGACGTGCCGAAACAACGGTGCTTCCGGCTCGCACGACTCGACTGTTCGAGGTTCCGCTGAACCAGTTCCCCGTCGCCCAAGAGGAGACGATCAACGTCCGCGTCAAGAACCTGACGACGGGCGCGCAGACGGTCGTCTCGATCCAGGGCAACAAGACGCTGGCGGACTTCGAGTCGGCGGTTCAGGCGAAGGGCTTCACGGGCTACACGCTCAACGACGCCAACTTCCGCCTCTCGAAGCTGGACGCCGCGAACGGCGCCGCGACGAGCTTCCGCGCCATCGACTCTCAGGGCACGACGCACACGTCCGTGATGACCTTCTTCAAGACCGACGTGCCGAACACGTGGGTCTGGCAGATGAACATCCCTGACACCACGGGGCTGACGCAGAACCCGGCGGCGGAGCTCGGCGCGAACTCCCAGGGAACCATCGAGTTCACCGAGGACGGCGCGATCAAGAGCTTCAAGAACTCGCTCGGGTCCGAGCAGTTCACCCTCGCGTTCAACGCGAACAACAACGCGAACCCGATCTCCATCGGGTTGAGCCTCGAAGCGGTTCAGGCGATGACGCAGTTCAACCTGAAGTCGGATGTCGGCGTGAGCCGTAACAACGGCGCGTTCTCCGGCGAGTTCCAGTCCTTCGCGGTCGAGCGGGACGGCACGCTGTTGGGGACGTTCTCGAACGGCGATGTGAAGGTCGTCGGTCGGGTCGCCGTGGCGGACTTCGTGAACGCGACGGGACTGACGCGCGTCGGCGCGAACCTCTACGCCAACACCGAGAACTCCGGCGAAGCGATCGTCAGCATCGCGGGAGAGGGCGGGTTCGGTTCGATCGTCTCCGGTTCGCTGGAACTGTCGAACGTCCAGATCGCCGAGGAATTCACGCAGATGATCCTCGCGCAGCGCGGCTTCCAGGCGAGCGCGAACGTCATCACGACGACCGACTCTCTGATGAACGAGGTCATCAACCTGAAGCGCGGCTAG
- a CDS encoding flagellar hook-length control protein FliK yields MPITQQPSITLIDALRPRGAPSSSGLTASRGSPGEFEGALKAAEGIATAGRIAPATGPSLPEGSGSVQPTGEVPRSGLVSEPSGVAGSPEAMSAEEADAAALAAILAGVETVDVSAPADFDEEALLARLAALEAEEAFADPDGTPSAEAMSLALAASVAPTSMPTPESRPVAGTEPSLTALLNRASDGHSAISATTVSVATSTEEAISLVRSGTAVPGKDFPTLTIGGERISSQDLLQALSADMFGDEDAEMAPSPWRLGAAAVAEGENRLGSLAGLALNARGGAAAVGIGSTMGSEPGDGRLAMPLTAAMLASQGAKGVPATPVGTLPALQGADVIHASSRGMASTGTTSRESASGILGQTPLQRAQQAIQRRAAFSAFLDRSAVGESGNVPTRSETALRVGDSSRLARELSRSMDASVESFVRAERSRTRTSVASMSPRSSQQAEWESHSSTAQAGAHGATPPPAAMAAPPVTSATVASTPQAYAPLMEYIATESRRHIKLGKREFRIQLNPESLGAVELEVVLDEDVLTVRIKAASKESQKILEDHIRELEDALNRQGIGMDADLPWKGSDGSASRANSSRAIDLRAAIWARSWRPGVTVR; encoded by the coding sequence ATGCCGATCACTCAACAACCTTCCATAACGCTCATCGACGCTCTGCGTCCTCGAGGCGCGCCGTCGTCGAGCGGGCTCACTGCCTCGCGCGGTTCCCCCGGCGAGTTCGAGGGAGCCCTGAAAGCCGCTGAAGGCATCGCCACGGCGGGTCGGATCGCCCCGGCGACTGGCCCCTCCCTGCCGGAGGGCTCCGGCAGCGTGCAGCCAACCGGCGAGGTCCCGCGTTCCGGGCTCGTCTCGGAGCCCAGCGGCGTCGCGGGTTCCCCGGAGGCGATGTCCGCTGAAGAAGCGGACGCGGCGGCTCTCGCGGCGATCCTGGCAGGAGTGGAGACGGTGGACGTCTCCGCGCCCGCCGACTTCGACGAGGAGGCGCTCCTGGCGCGGCTTGCCGCCCTGGAGGCGGAGGAAGCGTTCGCCGATCCGGACGGAACGCCGAGCGCCGAAGCGATGAGCCTCGCGCTCGCCGCGAGCGTTGCGCCGACGTCCATGCCGACGCCGGAATCGAGACCCGTCGCCGGAACCGAACCGTCCCTGACGGCGCTCCTGAACCGAGCTTCCGACGGGCACTCCGCGATTTCAGCGACGACGGTGAGCGTGGCGACATCGACGGAGGAAGCCATTTCCCTCGTTCGATCCGGGACTGCCGTTCCTGGAAAAGATTTCCCGACACTGACCATCGGTGGGGAACGGATTTCCAGCCAAGACCTGTTGCAGGCGCTGAGCGCCGACATGTTCGGCGACGAGGACGCGGAGATGGCTCCCAGCCCGTGGCGGCTGGGCGCTGCGGCGGTCGCGGAAGGCGAGAACCGCCTCGGATCGCTCGCCGGCTTGGCTCTGAACGCCCGTGGCGGCGCGGCTGCGGTGGGCATCGGCTCCACGATGGGCTCGGAGCCCGGCGATGGGCGGCTCGCCATGCCGCTGACGGCGGCGATGCTCGCGTCTCAGGGCGCGAAAGGCGTCCCGGCGACACCGGTTGGCACGCTTCCTGCTCTGCAAGGCGCAGATGTCATTCACGCGTCATCACGGGGCATGGCGTCCACGGGAACCACGAGCCGCGAGAGCGCTTCGGGGATTCTCGGACAGACGCCTCTCCAAAGGGCGCAGCAAGCGATTCAGCGACGCGCCGCTTTTTCCGCATTCCTCGATCGGAGTGCGGTGGGTGAGAGCGGCAACGTCCCGACGAGGTCGGAGACAGCTCTCCGCGTTGGAGATTCGAGCCGGTTGGCTCGCGAGCTCTCCCGGTCGATGGACGCCTCGGTCGAATCGTTCGTGCGCGCCGAGCGGTCGCGGACGCGGACATCCGTTGCGAGTATGTCGCCACGGAGCAGCCAGCAGGCTGAATGGGAGTCGCACTCGAGCACGGCGCAAGCCGGCGCTCACGGCGCGACGCCTCCACCGGCGGCGATGGCGGCTCCTCCGGTGACCAGCGCAACGGTCGCGTCGACGCCTCAGGCGTACGCGCCGCTTATGGAGTACATCGCCACCGAGTCGCGGCGGCACATCAAGCTCGGCAAGCGCGAGTTCCGGATTCAATTGAACCCGGAATCGCTGGGAGCTGTGGAACTCGAAGTGGTTCTGGACGAGGACGTCTTGACGGTTCGGATCAAGGCGGCGTCGAAGGAATCGCAGAAGATCCTAGAGGACCACATCCGCGAGTTGGAAGACGCCCTCAACCGCCAGGGGATCGGCATGGACGCCGACCTCCCGTGGAAGGGGTCTGACGGTTCCGCGAGCCGGGCGAATTCTAGCCGTGCGATAGACTTGCGGGCGGCAATCTGGGCGCGATCGTGGCGTCCCGGTGTCACCGTGCGATGA
- a CDS encoding FliI/YscN family ATPase, protein MRGLSMYFDGAPLDTIRAGGRIVQSVGLTLEAVGLNAAMGDLCYVFPLRHQTPALSDILARSPRRPSELFVAQGAIWVQVVGFREDRVILMPLGDIEGVRPGDLVLSSGASFRAPVGKNLLGRVLNALGEPIDGKGPVHVEGWRPIYAEPPDAMRRGIIEEPIATGIRAMDTLLTVGRGQRMGIFSGSGVGKSILMGMVARNTEADVSVVALIGERGREVPQFLKEDLGEEGLARSVVVVVTSDQPALLRLQGAYLATAIAEYFRDNGNQVMFMMDSVTRFAMALREVGLASGEPPTTRGYPPSMYGRLPKLLERAGPSAESDGSITGFYTVLVEGDDLNEPVADTMRSLLDGHIVLSRDLANRGHYPAIDVPRSISRLMIQVTDAAHQAAAQRAKTLLTTHRDAEDLIQIGAYVPGSNPDVDFAIEHLDDVNEFLRQSIGEHVTYQEAQRQLLSLLPPQPDR, encoded by the coding sequence ATGCGGGGGCTGTCCATGTACTTCGACGGCGCGCCGCTGGACACCATCCGCGCTGGAGGGCGGATCGTCCAGAGCGTCGGATTGACACTGGAAGCCGTCGGGCTCAACGCCGCGATGGGCGACCTCTGCTACGTGTTCCCCCTGCGCCACCAGACGCCCGCCCTCTCGGACATCCTCGCCCGAAGCCCGCGCCGCCCTTCGGAGCTATTCGTCGCTCAAGGCGCGATCTGGGTGCAGGTCGTCGGGTTCCGCGAGGATCGGGTCATCCTGATGCCGCTAGGCGATATCGAGGGCGTCCGTCCCGGCGATCTGGTTCTGTCCAGCGGCGCGTCTTTCCGCGCGCCGGTCGGCAAGAACCTGCTGGGGCGCGTTCTGAACGCCCTGGGCGAACCCATCGACGGGAAGGGACCCGTCCATGTCGAGGGTTGGAGACCCATCTACGCGGAGCCCCCGGACGCGATGCGGCGAGGCATCATCGAGGAACCCATCGCCACCGGCATCCGCGCCATGGACACGCTCCTGACCGTCGGACGCGGGCAGCGCATGGGCATCTTCTCCGGCAGCGGCGTCGGCAAGAGCATCCTGATGGGCATGGTCGCGCGGAACACCGAGGCGGATGTCAGCGTCGTCGCGCTCATCGGCGAACGCGGGCGCGAAGTGCCTCAGTTCCTTAAGGAAGACCTCGGCGAGGAGGGCTTGGCGCGCTCGGTCGTCGTCGTCGTGACATCCGACCAGCCTGCCTTGCTCCGACTGCAGGGCGCGTATCTTGCTACGGCGATCGCGGAGTACTTCCGCGACAACGGAAATCAAGTGATGTTCATGATGGATTCCGTCACTCGATTCGCGATGGCGCTCCGTGAGGTCGGACTCGCTTCGGGCGAGCCCCCGACGACGCGAGGCTATCCCCCGTCGATGTACGGGCGGCTCCCCAAGCTGCTCGAACGCGCGGGACCCAGCGCCGAGTCCGACGGAAGCATCACCGGCTTCTATACGGTTCTCGTCGAAGGCGACGACCTCAACGAACCTGTCGCCGACACGATGCGCTCGCTTTTGGACGGTCACATCGTCCTGTCGCGCGACCTGGCGAACCGGGGTCACTACCCCGCCATCGACGTGCCGCGAAGCATCTCGCGGCTGATGATCCAGGTCACCGACGCCGCCCACCAGGCGGCGGCTCAGCGCGCCAAGACGCTGCTAACCACTCATCGCGACGCCGAGGACCTCATCCAGATCGGCGCGTACGTGCCCGGGTCCAACCCGGATGTCGATTTCGCCATCGAGCACCTGGACGACGTGAACGAGTTCCTCCGGCAATCCATCGGGGAGCACGTCACCTACCAGGAGGCTCAACGGCAACTGCTGTCGCTCCTGCCGCCGCAGCCCGACCGTTAG
- the fliE gene encoding flagellar hook-basal body complex protein FliE codes for MTTSDITLASRIASAQLQAAAPKGEGRPSDSEGASFAEVLAESIQKVNHLQKEADEAIQGLATGARPDVAQTMVAVQKASLSFQLMAQVRNKLVQAYEEVMRTPM; via the coding sequence ATGACGACCTCGGACATCACACTCGCCTCGCGAATCGCCTCGGCGCAGCTTCAGGCTGCCGCCCCCAAGGGCGAGGGACGTCCTTCCGACTCGGAGGGCGCGTCATTCGCGGAGGTACTTGCCGAGTCCATTCAGAAGGTGAATCATCTCCAGAAGGAAGCCGACGAGGCGATCCAGGGCTTGGCGACCGGCGCGCGCCCCGACGTGGCGCAGACGATGGTCGCCGTCCAGAAGGCATCGCTCTCGTTCCAACTGATGGCGCAAGTGCGCAATAAGTTGGTTCAGGCTTACGAAGAGGTGATGCGAACCCCGATGTAA